One Drosophila kikkawai strain 14028-0561.14 chromosome 3L, DkikHiC1v2, whole genome shotgun sequence genomic window carries:
- the LOC108078894 gene encoding uncharacterized protein — protein MAVKRALDAEVIKQKKVLRILRFQKLVRAVIMNQAWLSDSEEQGISMNVKKNVALMRQKRKPGMLTMAEKALMRSNPKYRTIEDRKKLCLLVAGLECFSRIPPKIRARMAPILEFMYVNESRVIIAEGDTPISVYFILNGEVEMKKNVYNKTTKEWTEVPEAIFGAGDCFGDVEMTESCPRMNTYTAMAGCELLAIYDSDYERILKPFMLKQWNEKKMALKAFDYFNFFTTEQIILACKYGVLAQYEPLDTIYLGETGSLGYARFVLSGECVILQCLNMKVDNKDGETTFELAAIDAEQELTMFRSMGLRSRSNISDIADLLASSSSSDDPSGGKKKKQTMRHMNLQDIEKFCGIGQEVRKRKIREKKTLTPAAQARRSLLIQSLRRGTPYSPVILDDDLASEEQDMDLDFDDDEDVSDIDSSFSSYDRVLDANVVQLQLGRRADSDETSKGKSSASLEIFSASSVTEENSSADSSPISVYKDPIETHFIDVGSLTYGSIFGLGEKMEHRVIMARTVVQCLLLPRYWLLEEEQNPGNIWNRRRFYYECNVPSRQDLFTNFLKTRKWNKFRHDYIQNLLDEKTNAHISKEEDIPIMCRIVETSDDTV, from the exons ATGGCGGTTAAACGAGCCCTCGACGCGGAAGTTATCAAGCAAAAGAAGGTCCTGCGGATACTGCGCTTCCAGAAACTCGTCCGCGCAGTCATCATGAACCAGGCTTGGCTTTCCGATTCCGAGGAGCAGGGCATCTCAATGAACGTGAAGAAGAACGTGGCCCTGATGCGGCAAAAACGCAAGCCGGGCATGCTGACCATGGCG GAGAAGGCCTTAATGCGATCAAATCCCAAATACAGGACTATCGAGGACCGGAAGAAACTTTGCCTGCTTGTAGCAGGACTGGAATGCTTCTCTAGAATTCCGCCG aaaattcgTGCTCGCATGGCGCCGATTCTTGAGTTTATGTACGTCAACGAATCGCGAGTGATTATAGCGGAGGGAGACACGCCCATTTCCGTTTATTTTATACTAAACGGAGAGGTCGAAATGAAGAAGAACGTCTACAATAAG ACTACAAAAGAATGGACTGAAGTGCCAGAGGCAATATTCGGTGCTGGCGACTGTTTTGGCGATGTCGAGATGACTGAGTCTTGCCCTAGAATGAATACCTATACAGCCATGG CTGGCTGCGAATTGCTGGCTATCTACGACTCGGATTACGAACGCATTTTAAAGCCTTTTATGTTGAAGCAATGGAACGAGAAGAAAATGGCGTTAAAGGCCTTCGACtactttaatttctttacCACAGAGCAG attATACTCGCCTGCAAGTATGGCGTTCTGGCCCAGTACGAACCCTTGGACACAATTTACTTGGGCGAAACGGGCTCCTTGGGCTACGCTCGCTTCGTTCTGAGTGGCGAATGCGTCATTCTGCAGTGCCTGAACATGAAA GTCGATAACAAGGACGGGGAGACCACTTTTGAGCTGGCTGCCATCGATGCGGAACAGGAGTTAACCATGTTTAGGTCAATGGGCCTACGCAGTCGTTCAAATATTTCGGACATTGCAGACCTCTTGGCCTCGTCATCCTCCTCCGACGATCCGAGTGGCGgcaagaaaaagaaacagaCG ATGCGCCATATGAATCTGCAGGATATTGAAAAGTTCTGCGGAATCGGCCAGGAAGTACGCAAGCGAAAGATACGGGAGAAGAAAACGTTAACTCCAGCTGCGCAGGCCAGGAGATCGTTGCTGATTCAGAGCCTGCGAAGAGGCACTCCCTACAGTCCAGTTATCCTGGACGACGATCTGGCTTCCGAGGAACAGGACATGGACCTTGATttcgatgatgatgaggatgtCTCCGATATCGACTCCAGTTTCTCCTCGTACGATCGAGTCCTTGATGCAAATGTTGTGCAATTGCAGTTGGGTCGCCGTGCCGATAGTGATGAGACGTCGAAGGGGAAGTCGAGTGCTTCTTTAGAAATTTTCAGTGCCAGCTCCGTGACCGAGGAAAATAGCAGCGCTGACTCATCACCCATCTCG GTTTACAAGGATCCTATCGAGACCCACTTCATAGATGTGGGCTCCCTCACATACGGCAGCATCTTTGGTCTGGGTGAGAAAATGGAACATCGTGTGATAATGGCGCGGACTGTAGTACAGTGCCTGCTCCTGCCACGCTACTGGTtactggaggaggagcagaaccCGGGCAACATATGGAACCGGCGACGTTTCTACTATGAATGCAATGTACCGTCACGACAGGATCTGTTTACCAACTTCCTGAAGACAAGGAAGTGGAATAAGTTCCGACACGATTATATCCAGAACCTGCTGGACGAAAAGACCAATGCCCACATCTCCAAGGAGGAAGATATCCCCATTATGTGTCGCATCGTGGAGACCAGCGATGATACAGTATAG
- the Ilp8 gene encoding uncharacterized protein Ilp8, whose protein sequence is MDSKFNLCRWTLLIALGVCCLVDSSSGSASSSYCSLERMKKFAMEACEHLFQQDESARRDRRSIEYSHHHLNRLGYGKAYDKHHYLIRSSFPMGGYLKVNREHFHRLSELDVVPRYKPKKLHHEKKQRFKRDHSSSSYNNIPYCCFNVCEEEFFC, encoded by the exons ATGGATTCAAAG TTCAATCTGTGCCGCTGGACGCTGCTGATTGCCCTCGGAGTGTGCTGCCTGGTGGACAGCTCGTCGGGCAGTGCGTCGAGCAGCTACTGCTCTCTGGAGCGCATGAAGAAGTTCGCCATGGAGGCCTGCGAGCACCTGTTCCAGCAGGACGAGAGTGCGCGGAGGGACAGGCGGTCCATTGAGTACTCGCACCATCATCTAAATCGGCTGGGAT ACGGCAAAGCGTACGACAAGCATCACTACCTCATCCGGAGCAGCTTCCCGATGGGCGGCTATCTGAAGGTCAATCGGGAGCACTTTCATCGCCTCAGCGAGCTGGATGTGGTGCCGCGCTACAAGCCCAAGAAGCTGCACCACGAGAAGAAGCAGCGCTTCAAGCGAGATCACTCCTCCAGCAGCTACAACAACATACCCTACTGCTGCTTTAACGTGTGCGAGGAAGAGTTCTTCTGCTAG
- the LOC108078895 gene encoding uncharacterized protein, protein MDEPDEPERQAMRTAYEVQRDFGYSSGIRSEIIWDSLTPDQAPVLMQKIENLIPEDEARNAKALNRQRQQVFRNVWQQRRFTNGTLLSAIIYVLVTPETDPELALQSTNYSCHPVFRTRRCMNGENSAACCMIFVDEHGRVYSNWQQFVFRNTLPRGTMIAPSQGIYTFTNDDDEPGVQLMVHPTPASYGRHRLLSAGDKVASVGGLVASVPVAAALAVPVAAPLAIAATAVCVATAAYSTLRSASHLIDRRRHGQSTCITDSEARSSWLGVAGGVVGLGATGATKALASVAGAGYSINPAAQLAVKGINVGSVVISGTGVINGVYDMYLKIGDDQAINSLDMLQMASHLVIFTHSINNLRIASKATNGSNLRRALRNQSRKVFDRISQESTKLHSSQAGKFDIVRTLNDIPFKETLLSLHNLNSNLSQGVAAVTTLLPQIISLGSGGQLDLEALAQHFGRKFVQHIGNVSNLTDVLEALARYFSDKAVQLLMEMTRTFLENNVDSIDRTMNTFISTETVLFRILMHSVTTFDSFSEDFLQSRRQEILSMVSKYFRSLESVNNENCRKYKCAVCKGAYYISRI, encoded by the exons ATGGATGAACCGGACGAACCTGAACGGCAGGCGATGCGGACGGCGTACGAAGTGCAACGGGACTTTGGCTACAGCAGTGGAATCCGTTCCGAGATTATTTGGGATTC ACTCACGCCCGACCAGGCGCCAGTGCTGATGCAGAAGATCGAGAACCTGATCCCGGAGGACGAAGCGCGGAACGCCAAGGCTTTGAATCGTCAGCGGCAGCAGGTCTTTCGCAATGTCTGGCAGCAACGGCGCTTCACCAACGGCACCCTCCTGTCCGCCATCATCTACGTGCTGGTCACGCCAGAGACGGACCCGGAGCTAGCCCTGCAGTCCACCAACTACAGCTGCCATCCCGTTTTCCGGACGCGCCGCTGCATGAACGGCGAGAACAGCGCCGCCTGCTGCATGATCTTCGTGGACGAACACGGACGTGTGTACTCCAACTGGCAGCAGTTTGTGTTCCGCAATACCCTGCCCAGGGGGACTATGATTGCTCCCAGTCAGGGCATCTACACCTTCACCAATGACGATGACGAGCCGGGTGTCCAGCTAATGGTGCACCCCACGCCAGCTTCGTATGGTCGACATCGCTTGCTCAGTGCCGGCGACAAGGTGGCCTCTGTGGGTGGATTGGTGGCTTCGGTTCCGGTGGCGGCTGCTCTGGCCGTGCCCGTTGCAGCTCCTCTAGCCATTGCCGCCACCGCTGTCTGCGTGGCCACGGCCGCGTACAGCACTCTACGCTCAGCATCACATCTCATCGATCGGCGGCGTCATGGACAGAGCACCTGCATCACGGACAGTGAGGCTCGCAGCTCCTGGCTGGGCGTGGCGGGCGGCGTGGTCGGATTGGGTGCCACGGGAGCCACAAAAGCCTTGGCCTCGGTGGCAGGAGCAGGTTATAGCATCAATCCTGCAGCTCAGTTGGCCGTCAAGGGCATCAATGTGGGCTCAGTGGTCATTTCCGGTACGGGAGTGATCAACGGCGTCTACGATATGTATTTG aaaatagGTGACGATCAGGCCATTAACAGCCTGGACATGTTGCAGATGGCCTCGCACCTGGTGATCTTCACGCATTCCATAAATAATTTGCGTATAGCTTCCAAGGCCACCAATGGCTCCAATCTAAGACGAGCTTTACGCAATCAATCTCG CAAGGTCTTCGATCGCATCTCGCAGGAGTCCACCAAGCTGCACAGCAGCCAGGCTGGAAAATTCGATATTGTACGTACCCTCAACGACATACCCTTCAAGGAGACTCTGCTCAGCCTGCACAATCTCAACTCGAACCTGAGTCAAGGCGTGGCGGCGGTCACAACTCTGCTGCCACAGATCATAAGCCTGGGCAGCGGTGGTCAACTAGATCTGGAGGCGCTGGCGCAGCACTTTGGCCGGAAGTTCGTGCAACACATTGGCAATGTGTCCAACTTGACGGATGTCCTGGAGGCCTTGGCCAGGTATTTTAGCGACAAGGCTGTGCAGTTGCTAATGGAAATGACACGGACTTTTCTGGAAAATAATGTGGACTCCATTGATCGAACCATGAATACGTTTATATCGACCGAGACGGTGCTCTTTAGGATATTAATGCACTCCGTTACTACTTTTGATAGCTTTAGCGAGGACTTTCTGCAGAGCCGGCGACAGGAGATCCTATCAATGGTCTCCAAATACTTTAGGTCCTTGGAGTCGGTTAATAATGAAAATTGTCGGAAGTACAAGTGCGCCGTGTGCAAGGGCGCTTATTATATAAGTCGCATATAG
- the beg gene encoding probable malonyl-CoA-acyl carrier protein transacylase, mitochondrial: MLISRLLRKQRISGNLSWSRWSSDAAKATTEANPLEASAEKRQQLISELAEPLDRKSRPAIDPKETSIILFPGQGTQYVGMAKDLLRFPGARRIFELANEVLKFDLLKICLEGPREKLNRTEHAQLAVMVSSLAALEQLREERPKAIETCVAAAGFSLGEITALVFADAIPFDKALRLVQVRATAMQAACDRAAGAMAMTLYGPDTNLGEACARAQQWCVDKGVESPYCGIANYMYPHCKVVAGNVEALEFLEQNAKALKIRRMKRLAVSGAFHTPLMQSAVEPFTKALKSVRLQDPVIRVYSNVDGKPYRNAKHILTQLPKQILRPVKWEQTLHEMYERKQGADFPRTFECGPGKGLVQVLEKVNAKAAQTSFNVTA, translated from the coding sequence atgttaatttccCGGCTATTACGAAAACAACGCATTTCCGGCAACTTAAGCTGGTCCCGTTGGAGCAGCGATGCCGCCAAGGCCACCACCGAGGCTAACCCGCTGGAGGCCAGCGCAGAGAAGCGCCAGCAGCTCATCAGCGAACTGGCGGAGCCGCTGGACCGCAAAAGCCGGCCCGCCATCGATCCCAAGGAGACGAGCATAATACTCTTTCCCGGCCAGGGCACCCAGTATGTGGGCATGGCCAAGGATCTGCTCCGCTTCCCCGGCGCCCGCCGCATCTTCGAGCTGGCCAACGAGGTGCTGAAGTTCGATCTGCTGAAGATCTGCCTGGAGGGACCACGTGAGAAGCTGAATCGCACAGAGCACGCCCAGCTGGCAGTGATGGTGTCCTCGCTGGCGGCGCTGGAGCAGCTGCGCGAGGAGCGGCCCAAGGCCATCGAGACGTGTGTGGCCGCTGCTGGCTTTAGCCTGGGGGAGATCACAGCCCTGGTGTTCGCGGATGCCATACCATTTGACAAGGCGCTGCGCCTAGTGCAGGTGCGGGCCACCGCTATGCAGGCTGCCTGCGACCGGGCAGCCGGAGCCATGGCCATGACGCTGTACGGACCGGACACCAACCTGGGCGAGGCCTGTGCCCGGGCCCAGCAGTGGTGTGTGGACAAAGGCGTGGAGTCGCCCTACTGCGGCATCGCCAACTACATGTATCCGCACTGTAAGGTGGTGGCCGGCAATGTGGAGGCCCTCGAGTTTCTCGAACAGAACGCCAAGGCCCTAAAGATCCGGCGGATGAAGAGACTGGCGGTCAGCGGCGCCTTCCACACTCCCCTCATGCAGAGCGCCGTGGAGCCATTTACCAAGGCGCTGAAATCGGTGCGCCTTCAGGATCCCGTGATCAGGGTTTACTCCAATGTGGATGGGAAGCCGTATCGCAATGCCAAGCACATCCTGACGCAGCTGCCCAAGCAAATCCTGAGGCCCGTCAAGTGGGAGCAAACACTGCACGAGATGTACGAGCGCAAGCAGGGCGCCGACTTCCCGCGCACCTTCGAGTGCGGTCCTGGCAAGGGTCTCGTCCAAGTCCTGGAGAAGGTCAACGCCAAGGCGGCGCAGACGAGCTTCAATGTTACGGCCTAA